From the Brachyhypopomus gauderio isolate BG-103 chromosome 5, BGAUD_0.2, whole genome shotgun sequence genome, one window contains:
- the bicc2 gene encoding bicaudal C homolog 2 isoform X1, whose protein sequence is MASSMEVTAVDPLVPEPLMSESCPEPNQNQDKGLGPDQDPDGTKLPAGTEDEEEEDDEGGNSGMESETKKQEHSDKDWIEERFRIDRKKLESMLFAPTEGNSMTGEEFFEKVMRETNTQVKWPSKLKIGAKSKKDPHVKVEGMRDSVLEAKRKILELLETKVNKVTLKMDVAHTEHSHVIGKGGGNIKKVMEDTSCHIHFPDSNRHSATGEKSNQVSIAGPVQGVESARRHIRELQPLVLTFDLPLTLVGGVITDAGSPLIQHVAQAFGVSITFRAQPKLCCTSCVVRGLQRNRVAVEKATCVLMELLLGREAAAVAGVMGVMVSTQLDVTSQQHLFLLGQNGVNFLSVMQQTHTQIVLPDLTAPQNTPALLIQGTAHGVCLARQQLQDCLPVCLMFEIKEEGESDPHRLAQMMQNLGVFISVKPKVKQAAKSVVVKGLERNILNLYKARSLLLGQESCDVSMTTKNSSEVSMETKAFMDPLLVNNGITGYWLNMLKQQLHLNDTATVPTSDSVSNGAGVKSRPSPPPGLAAPMDDARMGMRVADLKLEKIPENEDPSANTDSQRSGMHAQEVTEIKEVTVKPMGSVRRNSQSEATKDSTQESRQLVASQTSQSRCVNMEAESVSYNTDRRCSLRFLPSLDVSSSNEVHEYERKKRLATRAMQKKPVVTEVRTPTDTWSGLGFSKSMPTEAVKDLRSVSRRCYRSYLNDQQPWNSQSGKERVCIGSDSENWRERRGSASSSSVSSSSSSSPTSFSCSSSAVTAFNSSSFRGHNEKISEGCLNCSNYYEGVSRPLIGRSPSPTPHLKDDLVELLIQLGLEKYTMVFQEQEIDFQTFLTLSEEDLKEVGVSTFGARRKMLLAVSDLTKSRRKHPEPLAVKPGYLEGGASGRLPRIMDEDIAAKSNRW, encoded by the exons ATGGCAAGCAGCATGGAGGTTACTGCTGTGGACCCTCTCGTACCTGAACCACTCATGTCTGAGTCCTGCCCTGAGCCCAACCAGAACCAAGACAAGGGTCTGGGCCCCGACCAAGACCCAGACGGGACCAAGCTTCCGGCTGGGacggaggatgaagaggaggaagatgacGAAGGAGGGAATTCCGGGATGGAGTCTGAGACCAAGAAGCAGGAACATTCCGATAAGGACTGGATAGAAGAGAGATTCCGCATAGACAGGAAGAAACTGGAGTCCATGCTTTTTG CCCCTACAGAAGGGAACAGCATGACAGGAGAGGAGTTTTTTGAGAAG GTAATGAGAGAAACTAATACTCAGGTGAAATGGCCATCGAAGCTGAAAATTGGAGCCAAGTCAAAGAAAG ATCCTCACGTGAAGGTGGAGGGAATGAGAGACAGTGTGCTGGAGGCCAAGCGGAAGATTTTGGAACTCTTAGAGACTAAG GTCAACAAAGTGACTCTCAAAATGGACGTCGCTCATACTGAACACTCTCACGTGATTGGTAAAGGGGGCGGGAACATTAAAAAGGTCATGGAGGACACTTCTTGTCACATCCACTTCCCTGATTCAAACCGCCATAGTGCCACCGGAGAGAAAAGCAACCAG GTGTCCATCGCTGGACCTGTGCAGGGGGTGGAGTCTGCTAGAAGACACATACGA GAGCTGCAGCCTCTGgtgttgacctttgacctgcccCTAACCCTGGTGGGCGGGGTTATAACAGACGCAGGCTCTCCCCTGATTCAGCATGTAGCGCAGGCGTTTGGGGTGAGCATCACGTTCAGAGCGCAGCCCAAACTCTGCTGCACCTCCTGCGTGGTCCGCGGCCTGCAGAGGAACCGTGTAGCAGTCGAG AAGGCGACCTGTGTCCTTATGGAGCTCCTCCTGGGCCGGGAAGCGGCGGCGGTTGCCGGGGTAATGGGGGTCATGGTGAGCACCCAGCTGGATGTGACCTCACAGCAGCACCTCTTCCTGCTGGGTCAGAATGGGGTCAACTTCCTGAGCGTGatgcagcaaacacacacacagattgtgCTGCCGGACCTGACTGCCCCGCAGAACACACCTGCCCTCCTGATCCAGGGCACCGCCCACGGTGTGTGTCTCGCACGACAgcagctgcag GACTGCTTGCCTGTGTGTCTGATGTTCGAAATTAAGGAAGAGGGTGAGTCAGATCCTCATAGACTTGCACAGATGATGCAGAATCTAGGAGTGTTCATCAGTGTCAAACCAAAGGTCAAACAGGCTGCAAAG TCAGTTGTTGTGAAGGGATTGGAGAGGAACATATTGAATCTATACAAGGCCAGAAGTCTCCTGCTAGGACAAGAATCCTGTGATGTTTCCATGACAACTAAGAACTCTAGTGAGGTCTCCATGGAAACCAAAGCATTTATGGACCCTCTATTGGTTAACAATGGAATTACAGGCTACTGGCTCAACATGCTAAAGCAACAGCTTCATCTTAATGACACAG CCACTGTCCCCACATCAGATTCAGTGTCTAACGGTGCCGGTGTGAAGTCacgcccctctccccctcccggATTGGCTGCTCCCATGGACGACGCCCGAATGGGAATGAGAGTGGCAGACCTTAAACTAGAGAAG ATCCCAGAGAATGAGGACCCGTCTGCAAACACAGACAGCCAACGTTCAGGAATGCATGCTCAGGAGGTCACTGAGATCAAAGAGGTCACTGTCAAGCCTATGGGGTCTGTTAGGAGAAACAGCCAATCGGAGGCCACCAAGGACTCAACCCAGGAATCACGGCAGTTGGTGGCATCGCAGACATCGCAGAG CAGGTGTGTGAACATGGAGGCAGAGAGCGTGAGTTATAACACAGACAGACGATGCAGTCTGCGCTTCCTTCCCTCTCTGGACGTGAGCTCTAGTAATGAG GTTCATGAGTATGAGAGGAAGAAACGTCTCGCAACTCGAG CCATGCAGAAGAAGCCGGTGGTGACAGAGGTGCGGACCCCCACCGACACCTGGAGCGGTTTGGGCTTCTCTAAGTCGATGCCCACTGAGGCTGTAAAGGACCTGCGCAGTGTTAGCCGCCGCTGTTATAGATCCTACCTCAATGATCAACAG ccaTGGAACTCTCagagtgggaaggagagagtgtgtattgGGAGTGACTCTgaaaactggagagagagacgagGGTCTGCATCTTCATCGTCTGtgtcatcctcctcttcctcttcccctaCATCATTCTCTTGCTCCTCATCTGCAGTGACTGCGTTCAATTCCTCGTCTTTCCGTGGCCACAATGAAAAGATAT CTGAGGGATGCCTGAACTGCAGCAACTACTATGAAGGTGTGTCCAGACCACTGATTGGCAGATCTCCTAGCCCCACCCCTCATCTTAAAGATGATCTGGTGGAGTTACTTATACAGCTGGGCCTGGAAAAATACACCATGGTTTTCCAGGAGCAAGAG ATTGATTTTCAgacctttctcactctctctgaagAGGACCTGAAGGAAGTAGGTGTGTCCACGTTTGGGGCAAGGAGAAAGATGCTGTTGGCTGTTTCTG ATCTGACGAAGAGTAGGAGGAAACATCCCGAACCCCTTGCTGTTAAACCTGGCTACCTAGAAGGCGGGGCTAGTGGCCGTCTTCCACGAATCATGGATGAGGATATAGCTGCCAAAAGCAACCGCTGGTGA
- the bicc2 gene encoding bicaudal C homolog 2 isoform X2, with translation MASSMEVTAVDPLVPEPLMSESCPEPNQNQDKGLGPDQDPDGTKLPAGTEDEEEEDDEGGNSGMESETKKQEHSDKDWIEERFRIDRKKLESMLFAPTEGNSMTGEEFFEKVMRETNTQVKWPSKLKIGAKSKKDPHVKVEGMRDSVLEAKRKILELLETKVNKVTLKMDVAHTEHSHVIGKGGGNIKKVMEDTSCHIHFPDSNRHSATGEKSNQVSIAGPVQGVESARRHIRELQPLVLTFDLPLTLVGGVITDAGSPLIQHVAQAFGVSITFRAQPKLCCTSCVVRGLQRNRVAVEKATCVLMELLLGREAAAVAGVMGVMVSTQLDVTSQQHLFLLGQNGVNFLSVMQQTHTQIVLPDLTAPQNTPALLIQGTAHGVCLARQQLQDCLPVCLMFEIKEEGESDPHRLAQMMQNLGVFISVKPKVKQAAKSVVVKGLERNILNLYKARSLLLGQESCDVSMTTKNSSEVSMETKAFMDPLLVNNGITGYWLNMLKQQLHLNDTATVPTSDSVSNGAGVKSRPSPPPGLAAPMDDARMGMRVADLKLEKIPENEDPSANTDSQRSGMHAQEVTEIKEVTVKPMGSVRRNSQSEATKDSTQESRQLVASQTSQRCVNMEAESVSYNTDRRCSLRFLPSLDVSSSNEVHEYERKKRLATRAMQKKPVVTEVRTPTDTWSGLGFSKSMPTEAVKDLRSVSRRCYRSYLNDQQPWNSQSGKERVCIGSDSENWRERRGSASSSSVSSSSSSSPTSFSCSSSAVTAFNSSSFRGHNEKISEGCLNCSNYYEGVSRPLIGRSPSPTPHLKDDLVELLIQLGLEKYTMVFQEQEIDFQTFLTLSEEDLKEVGVSTFGARRKMLLAVSDLTKSRRKHPEPLAVKPGYLEGGASGRLPRIMDEDIAAKSNRW, from the exons ATGGCAAGCAGCATGGAGGTTACTGCTGTGGACCCTCTCGTACCTGAACCACTCATGTCTGAGTCCTGCCCTGAGCCCAACCAGAACCAAGACAAGGGTCTGGGCCCCGACCAAGACCCAGACGGGACCAAGCTTCCGGCTGGGacggaggatgaagaggaggaagatgacGAAGGAGGGAATTCCGGGATGGAGTCTGAGACCAAGAAGCAGGAACATTCCGATAAGGACTGGATAGAAGAGAGATTCCGCATAGACAGGAAGAAACTGGAGTCCATGCTTTTTG CCCCTACAGAAGGGAACAGCATGACAGGAGAGGAGTTTTTTGAGAAG GTAATGAGAGAAACTAATACTCAGGTGAAATGGCCATCGAAGCTGAAAATTGGAGCCAAGTCAAAGAAAG ATCCTCACGTGAAGGTGGAGGGAATGAGAGACAGTGTGCTGGAGGCCAAGCGGAAGATTTTGGAACTCTTAGAGACTAAG GTCAACAAAGTGACTCTCAAAATGGACGTCGCTCATACTGAACACTCTCACGTGATTGGTAAAGGGGGCGGGAACATTAAAAAGGTCATGGAGGACACTTCTTGTCACATCCACTTCCCTGATTCAAACCGCCATAGTGCCACCGGAGAGAAAAGCAACCAG GTGTCCATCGCTGGACCTGTGCAGGGGGTGGAGTCTGCTAGAAGACACATACGA GAGCTGCAGCCTCTGgtgttgacctttgacctgcccCTAACCCTGGTGGGCGGGGTTATAACAGACGCAGGCTCTCCCCTGATTCAGCATGTAGCGCAGGCGTTTGGGGTGAGCATCACGTTCAGAGCGCAGCCCAAACTCTGCTGCACCTCCTGCGTGGTCCGCGGCCTGCAGAGGAACCGTGTAGCAGTCGAG AAGGCGACCTGTGTCCTTATGGAGCTCCTCCTGGGCCGGGAAGCGGCGGCGGTTGCCGGGGTAATGGGGGTCATGGTGAGCACCCAGCTGGATGTGACCTCACAGCAGCACCTCTTCCTGCTGGGTCAGAATGGGGTCAACTTCCTGAGCGTGatgcagcaaacacacacacagattgtgCTGCCGGACCTGACTGCCCCGCAGAACACACCTGCCCTCCTGATCCAGGGCACCGCCCACGGTGTGTGTCTCGCACGACAgcagctgcag GACTGCTTGCCTGTGTGTCTGATGTTCGAAATTAAGGAAGAGGGTGAGTCAGATCCTCATAGACTTGCACAGATGATGCAGAATCTAGGAGTGTTCATCAGTGTCAAACCAAAGGTCAAACAGGCTGCAAAG TCAGTTGTTGTGAAGGGATTGGAGAGGAACATATTGAATCTATACAAGGCCAGAAGTCTCCTGCTAGGACAAGAATCCTGTGATGTTTCCATGACAACTAAGAACTCTAGTGAGGTCTCCATGGAAACCAAAGCATTTATGGACCCTCTATTGGTTAACAATGGAATTACAGGCTACTGGCTCAACATGCTAAAGCAACAGCTTCATCTTAATGACACAG CCACTGTCCCCACATCAGATTCAGTGTCTAACGGTGCCGGTGTGAAGTCacgcccctctccccctcccggATTGGCTGCTCCCATGGACGACGCCCGAATGGGAATGAGAGTGGCAGACCTTAAACTAGAGAAG ATCCCAGAGAATGAGGACCCGTCTGCAAACACAGACAGCCAACGTTCAGGAATGCATGCTCAGGAGGTCACTGAGATCAAAGAGGTCACTGTCAAGCCTATGGGGTCTGTTAGGAGAAACAGCCAATCGGAGGCCACCAAGGACTCAACCCAGGAATCACGGCAGTTGGTGGCATCGCAGACATCGCAGAG GTGTGTGAACATGGAGGCAGAGAGCGTGAGTTATAACACAGACAGACGATGCAGTCTGCGCTTCCTTCCCTCTCTGGACGTGAGCTCTAGTAATGAG GTTCATGAGTATGAGAGGAAGAAACGTCTCGCAACTCGAG CCATGCAGAAGAAGCCGGTGGTGACAGAGGTGCGGACCCCCACCGACACCTGGAGCGGTTTGGGCTTCTCTAAGTCGATGCCCACTGAGGCTGTAAAGGACCTGCGCAGTGTTAGCCGCCGCTGTTATAGATCCTACCTCAATGATCAACAG ccaTGGAACTCTCagagtgggaaggagagagtgtgtattgGGAGTGACTCTgaaaactggagagagagacgagGGTCTGCATCTTCATCGTCTGtgtcatcctcctcttcctcttcccctaCATCATTCTCTTGCTCCTCATCTGCAGTGACTGCGTTCAATTCCTCGTCTTTCCGTGGCCACAATGAAAAGATAT CTGAGGGATGCCTGAACTGCAGCAACTACTATGAAGGTGTGTCCAGACCACTGATTGGCAGATCTCCTAGCCCCACCCCTCATCTTAAAGATGATCTGGTGGAGTTACTTATACAGCTGGGCCTGGAAAAATACACCATGGTTTTCCAGGAGCAAGAG ATTGATTTTCAgacctttctcactctctctgaagAGGACCTGAAGGAAGTAGGTGTGTCCACGTTTGGGGCAAGGAGAAAGATGCTGTTGGCTGTTTCTG ATCTGACGAAGAGTAGGAGGAAACATCCCGAACCCCTTGCTGTTAAACCTGGCTACCTAGAAGGCGGGGCTAGTGGCCGTCTTCCACGAATCATGGATGAGGATATAGCTGCCAAAAGCAACCGCTGGTGA